From the genome of Streptococcus marmotae, one region includes:
- the pheA gene encoding prephenate dehydratase translates to MYVAFLGPRGSFTHQVAQQAFPVDELVSYDTITEVMKAVEQGEVDYSVIPVENSIEGSVHETIDYLFHQADLQAVAEVVQPIFQQLMVTEPSKDIQVIYSHPQALAQGKKYIEEHYPQARLEATASTAYAARFVARQKNQPYAAIAPQAAAKEYDLHIVAQDIQEMSQNFTRFWILGHRTVVLPLVQGMRKCSLALTLPDNLPGALYKAMSVFAWRGIDLTKIESRPLKTALGEYFFILDVAHTQPDLLAYALDELTSLGITYKILGDYFIYQAQ, encoded by the coding sequence ATGTATGTAGCATTTTTAGGTCCGAGAGGATCCTTTACACATCAGGTAGCCCAGCAGGCTTTTCCTGTAGACGAATTAGTGTCCTATGATACCATTACAGAAGTGATGAAAGCTGTTGAGCAAGGAGAAGTTGATTATTCGGTCATTCCAGTGGAAAATTCGATTGAAGGCAGTGTTCATGAGACGATAGACTACCTCTTTCATCAGGCGGACTTACAGGCAGTAGCAGAGGTGGTTCAACCGATTTTTCAGCAGTTAATGGTAACTGAACCCTCGAAAGATATTCAGGTGATTTACTCGCATCCGCAAGCTCTCGCACAGGGGAAAAAATACATTGAGGAACATTATCCGCAGGCACGGTTAGAAGCAACAGCCAGTACAGCCTATGCGGCGCGGTTTGTTGCAAGGCAGAAAAACCAGCCGTATGCAGCCATTGCTCCACAGGCAGCAGCTAAGGAATATGACCTTCACATTGTCGCTCAAGACATTCAGGAAATGAGTCAAAATTTCACACGCTTTTGGATTCTAGGTCATAGGACTGTGGTTCTTCCGCTTGTGCAAGGGATGAGAAAATGTTCGCTTGCTCTGACACTGCCAGACAATCTTCCAGGGGCCCTCTATAAGGCTATGTCAGTCTTTGCTTGGCGGGGCATTGATTTGACGAAGATTGAAAGCCGGCCTCTTAAAACAGCTTTAGGTGAGTACTTTTTTATCCTTGATGTGGCCCATACTCAGCCAGATTTACTAGCTTATGCTTTAGATGAATTGACAAGTTTAGGGATTACGTATAAAATTTTAGGAGATTATTTTATTTATCAGGCACAGTAA
- the rlmD gene encoding 23S rRNA (uracil(1939)-C(5))-methyltransferase RlmD, whose translation MIQKNDVVEVEIVDLSHEGLGVAKIDGLVFFVENALPGEKIQMRVLKVTKKIGYGKVEERLTTSPDRNEAMDATYLRSGIADLGHLTYEAQLKFKTKQVKDSLYKIAGIKDIEVPLTLGMGNPVAYRNKAQVPVRRVNGQLETGFFRKNSHDLMPIEDFYIQHPEIDQVLLAVRDLLRRFDIKPYDEQEKTGLIRNVIVRRGHYSGEIMVIFVTTRPKIFRIEQLIELLVDQFPQITSIMQNINDRATNVIFGPEFRLLYGKDCITDQMLGNHFEISAPSFYQVNTEMAEQLYQTAIDFADVTPNDTVVDAYSGIGTIGLSFAKHVKKVYGVEVVPQAVENSQRNATLNGISNAHYVCDTAEKAMAKWVQEGVQATVILVDPPRKGLTESFIKASCQMNPDKIVYVSCNVATLARDVKHYEELGYKLSKIQPVDLFPQTHHVECVVLLQRSKG comes from the coding sequence ATGATTCAAAAAAATGATGTAGTAGAAGTAGAGATTGTGGATTTAAGCCATGAAGGGCTAGGAGTTGCCAAAATAGATGGCTTGGTCTTTTTTGTCGAGAATGCCTTACCTGGTGAAAAAATTCAGATGCGGGTGCTTAAGGTCACTAAAAAAATCGGCTATGGAAAAGTAGAAGAGCGGTTGACGACATCACCAGACAGAAATGAGGCTATGGATGCGACCTATCTCAGATCTGGGATTGCAGATTTGGGGCATTTGACCTATGAAGCTCAGTTAAAGTTTAAAACCAAGCAAGTAAAAGATAGTTTGTATAAGATTGCTGGTATCAAGGATATAGAAGTTCCTTTAACGCTTGGTATGGGGAACCCCGTTGCTTATCGAAATAAGGCACAAGTACCCGTTCGCCGTGTGAATGGTCAATTGGAAACAGGTTTTTTCCGTAAAAATTCCCATGATTTGATGCCGATTGAGGATTTTTATATCCAACACCCAGAAATTGACCAAGTGCTTCTAGCTGTACGTGATTTGCTACGCAGATTTGACATCAAACCCTATGACGAACAAGAAAAAACAGGTCTGATACGCAATGTCATTGTTCGTCGTGGTCATTATTCTGGAGAAATCATGGTGATTTTTGTGACAACTCGACCAAAGATTTTCCGCATAGAACAACTGATTGAGCTCTTGGTAGATCAATTCCCACAGATAACCTCTATCATGCAAAATATCAATGATAGGGCTACCAATGTGATTTTTGGTCCTGAATTCCGCCTCTTGTATGGTAAGGATTGTATTACAGATCAGATGCTGGGGAATCACTTTGAAATCTCAGCTCCTTCCTTTTATCAAGTCAATACTGAAATGGCAGAGCAGCTTTACCAAACGGCTATTGATTTTGCGGATGTTACACCAAATGATACCGTAGTTGATGCCTACTCTGGAATTGGAACGATTGGCTTATCTTTTGCTAAGCATGTCAAGAAGGTCTATGGAGTAGAAGTTGTACCGCAAGCGGTAGAAAATAGCCAGCGCAATGCAACCCTAAATGGCATTTCAAACGCTCACTATGTCTGTGACACAGCTGAAAAAGCCATGGCTAAATGGGTGCAAGAAGGTGTTCAAGCCACTGTCATTCTCGTAGACCCACCAAGGAAAGGTCTCACCGAGAGTTTTATCAAGGCGAGTTGCCAGATGAATCCAGACAAGATTGTCTACGTGTCCTGTAACGTCGCAACCCTTGCGCGTGATGTCAAACACTATGAAGAGCTAGGCTACAAACTTAGCAAGATTCAGCCCGTTGACCTCTTTCCGCAGACACATCACGTGGAGTGCGTAGTGTTGCTACAACGAAGCAAAGGGTAA
- a CDS encoding shikimate dehydrogenase, translating into MLIDGYTRLAAVVATPIRHSISPFIHNQAFQQTGVNGVYVAWDIPESELAVTIDNIKRYNMFGINISMPYKQAVLPYMDELTDSARLIGAVNTVIHRDGKLIGHNTDGIGFFRSLSNLTAFHVEQKTLTILGAGGAGLAIIAQAALNGAKQINIFKRSSSLNQTKEKATELMALTGVEITVFPIEETELLQEKILQSDLLINATNVGMDGSTMIIPQDCILPSSIIVADIIYQPFETPLLAFARSKGIQTINGLGMLLFQAAEAFEAWTGEAMPTDTIWKALEEIVRG; encoded by the coding sequence ATGCTTATTGATGGCTACACGCGCTTGGCTGCTGTTGTCGCAACTCCCATTCGCCACTCTATCTCACCCTTTATTCACAATCAGGCTTTTCAACAAACTGGGGTAAATGGAGTTTATGTCGCATGGGATATTCCAGAAAGTGAATTGGCAGTAACAATCGACAACATTAAACGCTACAACATGTTTGGCATCAACATCTCTATGCCCTATAAACAAGCTGTTTTGCCCTACATGGATGAACTAACCGACTCTGCTCGGTTGATTGGTGCAGTTAATACCGTCATTCATCGAGATGGCAAACTGATTGGACATAATACAGATGGCATCGGTTTTTTTAGAAGTTTGTCCAATCTAACTGCTTTTCATGTCGAGCAAAAAACTCTTACTATTCTAGGGGCAGGTGGAGCTGGTTTAGCTATTATCGCACAAGCCGCCCTAAATGGAGCCAAACAAATCAATATTTTTAAACGCTCATCTTCCTTAAATCAAACCAAAGAAAAGGCAACAGAACTAATGGCCCTTACTGGAGTAGAAATTACTGTCTTTCCAATCGAAGAGACAGAGCTGTTACAGGAAAAAATTCTCCAATCTGATTTACTAATCAATGCTACCAATGTGGGAATGGATGGCTCAACAATGATTATTCCACAAGATTGTATCCTACCATCATCCATCATTGTTGCTGACATCATTTATCAGCCCTTTGAAACACCTCTACTAGCCTTTGCCCGTAGTAAGGGTATCCAAACAATCAATGGCCTGGGAATGTTGTTATTTCAAGCAGCCGAAGCCTTTGAAGCTTGGACGGGAGAAGCCATGCCAACCGATACAATTTGGAAAGCCTTAGAAGAAATAGTTCGTGGATAG
- a CDS encoding L-lactate dehydrogenase codes for MARKVGIIGLGHVGAAVAHGLIAQGAFDDYVFIDTDEAKMAAEAMDFADAAANLPYHATILVNDYQALADADVVISALGNITLQDNPQADRFAELPFTAKEVPAVAQQLKAVGFKGILVVISNPVDVVTSLYQEYTGLPKDRVIGTGTLLDTARMKRAVGQYFSLDPRSVQGYNLGEHGNSQFTAWSQVKVKGQAVCDFLSDTERADLEKTAIMGGHTVFYSKKFTSYGIASSTIRLVLAIVSDAHEELPVSHYYEPLETYLSYPAIVGRSGIIERIQLQLTAEEEEKLAASARFIQEKVVASLGRLD; via the coding sequence ATGGCACGAAAAGTAGGAATTATTGGACTTGGACATGTTGGGGCTGCAGTCGCACATGGCTTGATTGCGCAAGGGGCATTTGATGATTATGTTTTTATCGATACGGATGAGGCAAAGATGGCTGCAGAAGCCATGGATTTTGCAGATGCAGCCGCAAATCTTCCCTATCATGCTACTATCCTTGTCAATGATTATCAGGCGTTGGCAGATGCGGACGTCGTGATTTCAGCCTTGGGCAATATCACCTTGCAGGACAATCCTCAGGCAGATCGCTTTGCCGAGCTTCCCTTTACGGCAAAAGAAGTTCCAGCAGTAGCTCAGCAATTAAAAGCGGTTGGTTTTAAGGGAATTCTAGTCGTTATTTCCAATCCTGTAGATGTAGTAACCAGTCTCTATCAAGAATATACTGGTCTACCAAAGGACCGTGTGATTGGAACTGGAACCTTGTTAGATACAGCTAGAATGAAGCGAGCAGTTGGCCAATATTTTTCACTTGATCCAAGAAGTGTGCAGGGCTACAATTTAGGGGAACATGGGAATTCCCAATTCACAGCTTGGAGTCAAGTGAAGGTAAAAGGGCAGGCTGTCTGTGATTTTCTCAGCGATACGGAGCGAGCGGATTTGGAAAAAACAGCTATTATGGGAGGGCATACCGTTTTTTATAGTAAGAAATTTACCTCCTATGGCATTGCAAGTAGCACGATTCGCCTTGTTTTGGCCATCGTATCAGATGCTCATGAAGAGTTACCAGTTTCTCACTACTATGAGCCTTTAGAGACTTATTTGAGCTACCCAGCCATTGTTGGACGGTCCGGTATTATTGAGCGCATTCAGTTGCAGTTGACAGCAGAAGAGGAAGAAAAGTTAGCAGCATCTGCTCGTTTTATTCAGGAAAAAGTTGTGGCTAGTCTGGGTAGACTTGACTAG
- a CDS encoding LCP family protein gives MAKQDSNLTHHEELRLDYLQKNIHYLNDKERNELAYLQYKWETGRPLLSRKKSYIPEYEEDERVEDWEPYREEQDDFEDDFVETEDDILPPYPHRRRYFSTVRSIDIPKAKKVRKKKKGRVKRFFLVLFLVILAVLVGMGFMFVKGMASVEQRAASERFAGQSSANGVNILILGTDGRIGESSSMTRTDSIMVLNVNNRDKKVKLVSFMRDTLIDIGGNDYKLNVAYTFGEQNGNQGAENVREVLKENFDIDVKYYALVDFSTFATAIDTLFPKGVTIDAQFATVDGQPVSSVDVPDDLRMENGVVPNQTISVGLQQMDGRTLLNYARFRKDDEGDFGRTKRQQQVLAAIMTQAKDPTKLFTGAEALGKVYALTSTNIPQTFIVTNGLFATLDARNGIEQTTIPAIGDWVDEYDVYGGLGLKIDFGKYQNRLSELGLR, from the coding sequence ATGGCAAAACAGGACAGTAACCTCACTCATCATGAGGAATTACGATTAGATTATTTACAAAAAAATATTCATTATTTAAATGACAAAGAACGAAATGAATTGGCCTATTTACAGTATAAATGGGAGACGGGTCGTCCGCTTTTGTCACGGAAAAAGTCGTATATTCCTGAATATGAAGAGGATGAACGGGTAGAAGACTGGGAACCGTATAGAGAAGAGCAGGATGATTTTGAAGACGATTTTGTGGAAACAGAGGATGATATTCTTCCACCGTATCCACATAGAAGACGGTATTTCTCAACGGTTCGGTCAATTGACATTCCCAAAGCGAAGAAGGTTCGAAAGAAGAAAAAAGGACGGGTAAAACGCTTCTTCTTGGTTCTTTTTCTTGTGATTCTAGCAGTACTTGTCGGCATGGGTTTTATGTTTGTGAAGGGGATGGCCTCGGTCGAGCAAAGAGCAGCTTCTGAAAGATTTGCTGGGCAATCCTCGGCTAATGGAGTAAACATCCTTATTTTGGGTACCGATGGTCGAATCGGTGAATCATCTAGCATGACGCGAACAGATTCTATCATGGTGTTGAATGTCAATAATCGAGATAAAAAAGTGAAGCTGGTGAGTTTCATGCGGGATACTCTGATAGATATTGGTGGCAATGACTACAAGTTAAATGTTGCCTATACCTTTGGAGAACAAAATGGCAACCAAGGTGCGGAAAATGTTCGTGAAGTTTTGAAAGAAAATTTTGACATTGATGTGAAATACTATGCCTTAGTTGATTTTTCAACCTTTGCAACAGCCATTGACACCCTATTTCCTAAAGGAGTTACTATTGACGCACAATTCGCAACGGTTGATGGGCAGCCCGTCTCATCAGTAGATGTGCCAGACGATTTGAGAATGGAGAATGGCGTTGTGCCAAATCAAACTATTTCGGTTGGTCTGCAGCAGATGGACGGTAGGACCTTATTGAATTATGCCCGTTTCCGTAAAGATGATGAGGGAGATTTCGGTAGAACCAAGCGGCAGCAGCAAGTTTTAGCAGCTATCATGACTCAGGCGAAAGACCCAACTAAATTATTTACAGGAGCAGAGGCACTTGGAAAAGTCTATGCCTTGACCTCCACCAATATTCCTCAAACATTTATTGTCACGAATGGACTTTTTGCAACGCTTGATGCGCGAAATGGGATTGAGCAAACAACTATTCCAGCTATTGGAGATTGGGTGGATGAGTACGATGTTTATGGTGGTTTGGGCTTAAAAATCGATTTTGGAAAATACCAGAATCGCTTAAGTGAACTAGGCTTGAGATAA
- a CDS encoding 3-deoxy-7-phosphoheptulonate synthase — MVFNLASETISIEEMRSFSKLTGQALAEKKKRDQELEAIIKGKDDRILLVIGPCSSDNEEAVLEYAHRLAALQEQVKERIFMVMRVYTAKPRTNGDGYKGLVHQPDAKGEPNLINGIRAVRNLHYRVITETGLTTADEMLYPENLPLVDDLVSYVAIGARSVEDQQHRFVASGIDVPTGMKNPTSGNLTVLFNGIYAAQGRQNFLFNGAEVNTSGNPLAHAILRGAVNESGKNIPNYYYDNLLDTIERYQQMKLENPFIIIDTNHDNSGKQHLEQIRIVRQTLINRDWNNAIHRFVRGFMIESYLEDGRQNEPEIFGKSITDPCLGWKKTEQLVQEIYDTLGKKKGTAL, encoded by the coding sequence ATGGTATTTAATTTAGCAAGTGAAACAATTAGCATTGAGGAAATGCGTAGTTTTTCAAAATTAACAGGCCAAGCCCTAGCTGAAAAGAAAAAAAGAGACCAAGAATTAGAAGCCATTATCAAAGGAAAAGATGACCGTATCCTTCTTGTGATTGGTCCGTGCTCCTCTGACAACGAAGAAGCTGTTTTAGAGTATGCACACCGGCTAGCCGCCTTACAAGAGCAAGTGAAGGAGCGGATTTTCATGGTCATGCGGGTCTACACCGCTAAACCTCGAACCAATGGCGACGGCTATAAGGGCTTGGTTCACCAACCAGACGCCAAAGGCGAGCCAAATCTAATCAATGGGATTCGAGCTGTCCGCAATCTCCACTATCGGGTCATCACAGAAACCGGACTAACAACTGCAGACGAGATGCTCTATCCTGAAAATTTACCATTGGTGGATGATCTCGTCTCCTATGTTGCAATTGGGGCTCGTTCTGTAGAAGACCAGCAACACCGTTTCGTCGCCTCTGGCATTGATGTTCCAACAGGCATGAAAAATCCTACTTCAGGCAATCTCACGGTTCTCTTTAATGGAATCTACGCTGCTCAAGGAAGGCAAAATTTCCTGTTCAATGGCGCTGAAGTCAATACTTCAGGAAATCCCCTCGCTCACGCTATCCTACGAGGAGCTGTGAACGAGTCCGGCAAAAATATTCCCAACTACTACTATGATAATCTACTAGACACGATTGAACGCTATCAGCAAATGAAATTGGAAAATCCTTTTATTATCATAGATACCAACCATGATAATTCTGGGAAACAACATCTAGAACAAATCCGAATTGTCCGCCAAACATTGATTAACCGCGATTGGAATAACGCAATTCACCGTTTTGTACGTGGCTTCATGATTGAATCCTACTTAGAAGATGGACGACAAAACGAACCTGAAATCTTCGGCAAATCCATTACCGACCCCTGTCTCGGTTGGAAAAAGACAGAACAATTGGTACAAGAAATCTACGATACACTAGGAAAAAAGAAAGGAACAGCGTTATAG
- a CDS encoding 3-deoxy-7-phosphoheptulonate synthase: MGIHQKSEKIDLATVKALSKLSGEFLAKKTERDHELHQIITGQDDRLLLIIGPCSSDNEEAVLDYARRLAQLQEEVKDKIFIVMRVYTAKPRTNGEGYKGLVHQPDTSKLPDLINGIAAVRNLHYRVITETGLTTADEMLYSANYPLVDDLVSYHAIGARSVEDQEHRFVASGIDAPVGMKNPTSGNLTVMFNAVYAAQNQQNFIYRDAEVDTDGNPLAHIILRGANNELGMNLPNYYYDNLLHTIKQYQQFGLKNPFIVIDTNHDNSGKNYLEQIRIVRQTLINRAWNQSIRQYVRGFMIESYLEDGRQDTPDIYGKSITDPCLGWEKTESLIREIYQTESQAL; the protein is encoded by the coding sequence ATGGGAATTCATCAAAAAAGTGAAAAAATTGATTTAGCAACCGTTAAGGCCTTATCGAAACTTTCTGGAGAGTTTTTAGCCAAAAAGACCGAACGTGATCACGAACTCCACCAAATTATCACAGGACAAGACGACCGCCTTCTCCTCATTATTGGGCCTTGCTCGTCAGATAATGAAGAAGCTGTCCTCGATTATGCTCGTCGCCTTGCCCAACTACAAGAAGAAGTCAAGGATAAAATCTTCATCGTCATGCGAGTCTATACTGCAAAACCACGAACCAATGGAGAAGGTTATAAAGGACTGGTGCACCAACCAGATACTTCTAAATTACCAGACTTAATCAACGGTATTGCAGCGGTTCGCAACCTCCACTATCGGGTCATCACAGAAACTGGCTTGACAACCGCAGATGAAATGCTTTACTCGGCCAACTATCCTCTTGTAGATGATTTGGTATCCTATCACGCTATCGGCGCACGTTCGGTAGAAGACCAGGAACACCGCTTTGTCGCTTCTGGAATTGATGCACCTGTTGGCATGAAAAATCCAACTTCGGGCAATCTGACCGTCATGTTCAATGCAGTATATGCGGCTCAAAATCAACAAAACTTTATCTACCGTGATGCAGAAGTCGATACGGACGGAAATCCTCTAGCACACATTATCTTACGTGGAGCTAACAATGAACTGGGGATGAATCTACCAAACTACTACTACGATAACCTTCTGCATACCATTAAGCAATACCAACAATTTGGCTTAAAAAATCCCTTTATCGTCATTGATACCAATCATGATAATTCAGGGAAAAACTACTTGGAACAAATACGTATCGTCCGCCAAACCCTCATTAACCGAGCTTGGAATCAATCTATTCGTCAATACGTTCGCGGTTTTATGATTGAGTCATACTTGGAAGACGGACGACAAGATACTCCTGATATTTATGGAAAATCCATTACAGACCCTTGTTTGGGATGGGAAAAAACTGAAAGCTTGATTCGTGAAATCTACCAGACAGAATCCCAAGCACTCTAA
- the aroA gene encoding 3-phosphoshikimate 1-carboxyvinyltransferase has product MQLQTKASQLTGKLRVPGDKSISHRSIMFGSLAEGVTKVYGILRGEDVLSTMQVFRELGVEIEDKGEVVEIHGVGFHGLKAPQKPLDMGNSGTSIRLISGVLAGQPFEAEMFGDDSLSKRPMDRVSIPLRQMGVEMSGQTDRDLPPLTIKGKKNLQPIQYQLPVASAQVKSALLFAALQAEGESVIVEKERTRNHTEDMIRQFGGKIEVSGKEIRITGGQTFTAQEVQVPGDISSAAFWLVAGLIVPNARIILENVGIAETRTGILDVIEAMGGKISLSQVDERAKSATITVETSDLQATEIAGEIIPRLIDELPIIALLATQANGTTIIRDAEELKVKETDRIQVVANALNSMGAAITPTDDGMIIKGKTPLHGATINTFGDHRIGMMTAIASLLVQDGEVHLERAEAINTSYPSFFDDLQKLLEEK; this is encoded by the coding sequence ATGCAATTACAGACAAAGGCAAGTCAATTAACTGGAAAACTGCGTGTACCTGGTGATAAGTCAATTAGTCATCGCTCGATTATGTTTGGAAGTTTGGCAGAGGGTGTGACCAAGGTTTATGGCATCTTACGGGGAGAAGATGTTCTCTCCACCATGCAGGTCTTTCGTGAGTTGGGCGTAGAGATTGAAGATAAGGGAGAGGTTGTGGAAATTCATGGTGTAGGCTTTCATGGGTTAAAAGCTCCCCAAAAGCCTCTTGATATGGGAAATTCAGGGACATCCATTCGCTTGATTTCAGGCGTTTTAGCAGGTCAGCCCTTTGAAGCAGAAATGTTTGGCGATGATAGTTTATCTAAACGCCCTATGGACCGGGTGAGCATTCCCCTTCGACAAATGGGGGTCGAGATGAGTGGTCAGACGGATCGAGATTTGCCACCACTGACCATAAAAGGCAAGAAAAATCTTCAGCCCATTCAGTATCAACTGCCAGTTGCTTCTGCACAGGTAAAATCAGCCCTGCTTTTTGCTGCCTTACAAGCAGAAGGGGAGTCTGTTATTGTCGAAAAAGAACGGACAAGAAACCACACAGAAGATATGATTCGTCAGTTTGGCGGTAAGATTGAGGTATCGGGTAAGGAAATCCGCATCACAGGTGGTCAGACCTTTACAGCCCAAGAGGTTCAGGTGCCAGGTGATATTTCAAGTGCCGCCTTTTGGCTAGTTGCTGGGCTTATTGTGCCCAATGCAAGGATTATCCTAGAAAATGTTGGGATAGCGGAAACCAGAACAGGAATTTTGGATGTGATTGAGGCTATGGGTGGAAAGATTAGTCTGAGTCAAGTAGATGAGCGAGCTAAATCGGCTACCATTACAGTAGAAACATCAGATTTACAAGCTACAGAAATTGCTGGAGAAATCATCCCACGCTTGATTGATGAATTGCCTATCATTGCTCTTTTAGCGACACAGGCAAATGGAACAACCATTATCCGTGATGCTGAAGAGCTCAAGGTCAAGGAAACAGACCGAATTCAGGTAGTAGCAAATGCCTTAAATAGCATGGGGGCAGCGATTACACCGACAGATGACGGCATGATTATCAAAGGGAAAACGCCGCTTCATGGGGCGACCATCAATACCTTTGGTGACCACCGCATTGGGATGATGACAGCTATTGCTAGCCTCTTGGTGCAAGACGGAGAAGTTCACTTGGAGCGAGCCGAAGCCATCAACACGAGCTACCCAAGTTTCTTTGATGATTTGCAGAAATTATTAGAGGAAAAATAG
- a CDS encoding shikimate kinase, with protein sequence MPIVLLGFMGVGKTTVSQHIQRPFYDMDKIIEEKIGMPIADFFAREGEAAFRKIESETLEELLEMETDCVISTGGGVVISEKNQDLLRQNQKYNVLLTASFEVLYHRIKQDTLSQRPIFLNHSKEEFYGIYQNRMKLYEGLSDLIIHTENRSPEEIARIIECM encoded by the coding sequence ATGCCGATTGTATTATTAGGATTTATGGGAGTAGGGAAAACAACCGTTTCCCAGCATATTCAGCGCCCCTTTTATGATATGGATAAGATTATTGAAGAAAAGATTGGCATGCCGATTGCAGACTTTTTTGCAAGAGAAGGAGAAGCAGCCTTTCGTAAGATCGAATCTGAAACCTTAGAAGAACTGTTAGAAATGGAAACAGATTGTGTCATCTCTACGGGCGGTGGCGTAGTCATCTCAGAAAAAAATCAGGACTTACTTCGTCAAAATCAAAAATACAATGTTCTGTTGACTGCTTCTTTTGAGGTTTTGTATCATCGAATCAAGCAAGATACCCTCTCCCAACGCCCCATTTTTTTGAACCATTCAAAAGAGGAATTTTATGGCATATATCAAAACCGGATGAAACTGTATGAAGGTTTGTCTGATTTAATCATCCATACAGAAAATCGTAGCCCAGAAGAGATAGCAAGGATAATCGAATGTATGTAG
- a CDS encoding ISL3 family transposase (programmed frameshift), giving the protein MEQLNLITNFLKMKDKNITITNECDMGTHLELHGHLDYTAPKCPSCKGQMAKYDFQKASKIPYLETAGYPLLIRLRKRRFKCKECGKIAVAETPIVKKNHQISVAVNQKIAQLLIEKQAMTHIAHRLSISTSTVIRKLNEFKFETDWGKLPEVISWDEYAFKKGKMSFIAQDFDTNNIIARTQATIRNHFLRYPRKVRNRVKIITMDMFSPYYALAKKLFPNAKIVLDRFHVVQHLSRAMNRVRTQIMNAFDRKSHEYKTLKRYWKLVQQDSRKLSDKRFYRPTFRMHLTNKEILDKLLSYSDELRQHYELYQLLLFHFQEKNSDHFFDLIEQEIATVNPIFQTVFKTFLKDKDKVLNALELPYSNAKLEATNNLIKVIKRNAFGFRKNENFKKRILIAINIKKEKTNLVLSRC; this is encoded by the exons ATGGAACAACTAAATCTTATCACAAATTTTCTCAAAATGAAAGACAAAAATATCACTATCACTAATGAATGCGACATGGGAACACACTTAGAACTCCACGGTCACTTGGATTACACAGCCCCTAAATGCCCTTCCTGCAAAGGACAAATGGCTAAGTACGACTTCCAGAAAGCCTCTAAAATCCCCTACTTAGAAACTGCTGGCTACCCGCTACTTATCCGCCTTCGAAAGCGTCGTTTCAAGTGCAAGGAATGTGGGAAAATAGCGGTCGCTGAAACTCCTATTGTTAAGAAAAACCATCAAATCTCTGTCGCTGTCAACCAGAAAATCGCACAATTACTCATCGAAAAGCAAGCAATGACACATATCGCACACAGACTTTCCATCTCAACATCTACAGTTATTCGAAAACTCAATGAGTTTAAGTTTGAAACGGATTGGGGTAAGCTTCCAGAAGTCATATCCTGGGATGAGTATGCCTTCAAGAAAGGGAAAATGAGCTTTATCGCTCAAGATTTTGACACAAATAACATCATCGCTAGAACGCAAGCAACCATCCGAAATCACTTTCTGAGATACCCTAGAAAGGTCAGAAACCGCGTTAAAATCATCACTATGGACATGTTTAGCCCCTATTACGCCCTCGCTAAGAAGCTTTTTCCGAATGCCAAAATAGTGCTTGATCGCTTCCACGTTGTGCAACATCTCAGCCGTGCTATGAACCGTGTCCGTACCCAAATCATGAATGCTTTTGACCGCAAATCGCATGAATACAAGACGCTCAAACGCTACTGGAAACTGGTACAACAAGATAGCCGTAAACTCAGTGACAAGCGGTTTTATCGCCCAACCTTTCGCATGCATTTGACCAATAAGGAAATCTTAGACAAGCTTCTATCCTACTCAGATGAGTTACGACAACATTATGAACTCTATCAACTTCTTTTATTCCATTTCCAAGAGAAGAATTCAGATCATTTCTTTGACCTAATTGAGCAAGAAATAGCCACTGTTAACCCTATTTTCCAGACGGTATTTAAGACGTTTCTAAAGGATAAGGACAAGGTTTTAAACGCTTTGGAATTGCCTTATTCCAACGCTAAATTGGAAGCTACCAATAATCTTATCAAAGTCATTAAACGAAATGCCTTTGGATTTCGGAAGA ATGAAAACTTCAAAAAGCGGATTTTGATTGCCATCAATATCAAAAAAGAGAAGACCAACTTGGTCCTCTCTAGATGTTAG